The Candidatus Hydrogenedentota bacterium genome contains the following window.
ATCGGCAGCCACGTTGATTGGCAACCCGCAGAATATGTTGATAGGCCAGTATCTCAATCTCTCGTTTGCTGTCTACTCTCTACAAGCATTCGTTCCTGTCATCGCCAGCCTTCTGTTTACATGGGTATTTCTGACTCTCGTATATAAAGGAAAATGGAACGCGCCTTTAGAAACCGCCGTCTCCGATAGAACATCGTTTCACGGTTGGCAGAGTCTTAAAGGACTAATGATTCTCGGAGCCCTTGTGTTTTCGTTCCTGGTCCTGCCATTTCCGCGAGAAGTCCTCGCTTTGGCTGCCGCCGGACTTCTCCTAATGAGCCGTAAAATGGCCACACGCAGGATGCTTGGCCTAGTGGATTGGCACCTGCTGGTTCTGTTTGCGGGATTGTTTATCGTTAATGACGGAATCCGGAGAGCTGGTTACGTTCAAGAACTCCTTAGAGTTTTCCAGTCTATTCACATTGATCTAACTCAACCACTGCCACTTTTTATCTCGACGCCCATTCTCTCCAACCTCGTTTCAAACGTACCCGCGGTCATGCTTCTCCTGCATGTTTCAGATCATCCGTCAGCAGGCCTGATTCTGGCGCTCACCAGTACCCTTGCCGGGAACTTCATCCTCGTTGGGAGCATCGCCAATCTTATCGTTGTTGAACAAGCGCAACGCGCGGGAATTCAGATTTCGTGGTTTACCCATCTTAAAGTAGGGGTACCAGTTACACTCGTTTCCTTACTCATTACAGCCATCTGGATTTGGAGTATGCCGTTCTTTCTTTCGTGAGCACCCCCTCAATTCACCTTGCCTTTTACACCAACCCTCTGTTAGCATTGCTCGTCGCGATGGCCAATCTCTCCAAGTGTTGATAACCTGTGGAAAACGCGTTCTAAGAGATATGGAAAGCATTGGCGCATCCGGGGGTCTGGCAAGGACAAGTATCTGTCGCTACTTAGGTTATGGATGAAGAAAGTGGCGAATAGAAAACCTAGAAGTTCCTTCTAAACCTTTTAATATAAACAACTTAAGTGAATATGTCGGGGTTCTGAAAACAACGCATACCTAGCGTTCCACAGAATCTGAACAACTTTCTTGATCTGTACCTAAGTCGTTAAATTTGAAGCAAAAAAGGCTGTGGAAAACTCGGTCAGCCGTGTGAAACAATCGCCGTGGAATGAGCTGTCAATAACCCGGCGCTTTTTGTTGATAATTCACGCTATGTATCCCCAGTGATTCACAGCAAAGACTCCAAACAACACCAGTTATGAACGGTGTTCTGAATAATTTGAATCCCACGTAGAACTTATCCACAAGTTCCTATACAGGATAAGTCTTTATCTACGGATTACTTACATGAGTTTTGCTCAATATAAACACGACTACTGTTAGTATGACGATAGATCTAAATAATCTATTGAGTATATGATGTCGAAAACATCCACAGAAGGACTCACGCGGAGAGCCAAGGATGAAGATCAGTATTTCTCGCCAAGCCTTACTTGATGCCGTCAACAAGGTAAAGACCGTTGTCTCACCGAAATCGGCATTGCCCATTCTCTCTCACATCCTGATGGAGACAAGGGACGGAGCAGTGCGTTTGACTGCTACCGACTTAAAGGTGAGCATCGAATGCAGCGTTGATTGCACGGTTGAAGAAGCAGGTGCATTGACGGTGTCTTCTCAACGTCTGGCTTCTATTCTGGCAGAATTGCCCGAAGGTGATTTGACGTTGACGCTTGGCAGTAACAGTGTCATTGCGCTGGATAGTGGTCGTATTCATACGAAGCTGTTCAGTATGGCCGCGGATGAGTTCCCGCCGATTCGTTCCTTTGATAACATCGAGCCGTTGGTACTGCCTCAGCGTTTGTTGAAGCGGCTGTTTCAGAAGACAAGTTTTGCCATCTGCTCGGATCAGGCTCGCTACAACCTTACCGGGTTGTTGTGTGAAATCCATGACGGCAAACTTACGGTCGTGGCGACTGATGGCCGTCGTATGAGTCTCTGCTCGGAATCGGAAGGTATCCCTGAGAGCGTCAGTGTGAAGGTCATCATTCCCGGCAAGATGATTTCCGAACTGGAACGTCTGCTGGGTGATGAGGGCGAGGTCAACGTCTATATTGACGAAACACAAGCTGCCTTTTCGTTTGCATCCATTCGTTTGGTGACTGCCCTCATTGAAGGGTCCTTTCCAAACTACGATATGGTTGTTCCCAAGAAACACGACAAAGAAGCGGTCCTTAATACCGCTTCCTTCTTGGAAGCCGTGCGCCGTACACGGACAATGACCAATGAGAAGTTCAATTCCGTGCGTTTTTCCATTGAGGGAGAGACGTTGACCCTTCAAGTGGTCACTCCCGAGGTTGGTGAATACGAAGAAGACATGCCCGTTGATTTCCGAGGGTCCGCGGTTGAGATCGCGTTTAACCCCGACTTCATTCTTGAGGTGCTGCGCCGCATCGATACGGAGAAGATTTGTCTTGTTCTTAAGGACGGTACCAGTCCCGGCTTGATTAAGCCCTATGATGGAGAGCGTTCGGAAGGCTATCTGAACGTGATTATGCCAATTCGTATCTAACTACCTTTATTTATTACACTTACACGACCCACGGGATTTTTCGATTCCGTGGGTCGTTCTAATTATGTTCAAGTACTGGCGCACACTTCGCAGTTCCTCACAAAAGCCAAATAGCCCATGCCACAAGATGTTGTGGATCACCGTCTATAGCACGTTCTATTTTCACTGTGGAGAACTTTGTGAAAAGCCTTCTATAAGAAGATTCGACTTGTTTTTCTTTCAAAGGTGAACTTCCCAAATATCTCCCTGTCTATTCCTAACTAGATATATAAATAGTTGAAAATAAATAGCTTAACTTTAAGGACCCATTTAACCCTATCTTTCCTGTTTTTTGACCTTCTCTGGAAAATCCTGTCAAGAGATTAGTTTTAACACTGTGGATAAGTTGTGAAGAACTACCTTTTACTCCCCACTTCAAGATATTGAAGAGTTCACCAATTTCACTACCTTTATCCCTTCAACTATCCGCTTTCACACTTTTGCTGGGCATTAAATCAAAACAGGGATTGTTACATCCCGAGCAAGGTTTACTGGTAACACTATGGCTACACTAACTTCTTCTTTGCGAATGACATCCCCCTGGAAAGCATATTTGGAGCTTTCCAAGCCCCGTATAGTTACCCTCGTACTCGTGACGGCTGCTCTCGGCTTCTATATGGGTGGCATGGGTTTCCACGGGGTTGAGTCACTTCTAGCGTTGTTTTATACCCTTCTTGGCGTAGCTATGACGGCCGCCGGGTCCGGTGCTTTGAACCACTACATGGAATACGACTCGGATGCGCGCATGGATCGGACCCGCAACAGGCCTATTCCCTCCGGCCAAGTGCCACCCATGCATGCACTGGTCTACGGCGAGTATATGGTCCTGGGCGGCGTCGTGCTTCTTATGTGGAAAGTGAACCTACTCACGGCGTTCCTGGCCCTGCTTACAGCCTTCCTATACGTCCTTGTTTATACCCCCATGAAGAAAGTCTCCTGGCTTAACACCTTGATGGGAGCCATTCCTGGGGCGCTTCCTCCGATGGGCGGGTGGACAGCCGCTACAGGGCAAATTGATCCGGGGGCATGGGTCCTTTTCTTCATTCTATTCATCTGGCAACAACCCCATTTCTACTCCATTGCCTGGATTTTTAAGGATGACTATCGAAAAGGCGGCTTTGAAATGCTGCCGGTCCGGGATCCTCAAGGAAAACGCACCTTCCGGCAAGTACTCTTCTTCTCAGGCCTCCTAATTCCCGTGTCCCTTCTTCCATACGTCATCGGACTATCGGGATTTCTCTATTTTCTTGGCGCGCTCCTCCTTGGCCTCATGATGCTCGCATCCTGTTTTCCCTTCGTTCGTACCGGATCGACAGTCGATGCTCGCCGCGTCTTGAAGGTATCTGTCCTATACCTCCCATTGCTGCTGGCATTGATCGTTTTAGACTTTTCGATCTAGACTATGGGATCTACATCTGATTTTCGTGGTTCTTTGCACTACACTAAAGGTCTATTCTCAGTCATGAAGTCGCGCCGGTACTCACTCGTCTTTGCAGTTTTTATGCTGCTCGTAGCATTGACCCTTACAGCCATGCTCGCGGAGAAATCTTCTGGGTCGTCCTCGGATTACCTGGAACCTATCGCAAAAGTCCCATCGTTCACCTTGCGCGACCAAGCCGACAGCCCCTATTCATTGAATGAACTGCAGGGGAAGATCTGGGTCGCCGACTTCTTCCTTACTTCCTGTCAGGGTGCATGTCCGGTCATGTCGTCGAACATGGCCAAACTTCAGAGTGCCTTCAAAGACGACGACCGCATACGTTTCGTTTCTTTCTCCGTAGACCCCGAAGTTGACACCCCATCAGTTCTCGCCGAGTACTCCAAGAATCATACGCCCAATCCCGCGCAGTGGAAGTTCCTGACTGGGCCCATTGCCGAAATTCACCGCATGGCGGGCGTGGATGGACTGAAAGTGGGAGTCCCAGAAACACCTATGGCCCACAGTCAACGTTTTGTTTTGATCGACGCCGACGTCACCATTCGCGGCTACTACGACGGCATGGACGAAACCGATGTCGAGAGGTGTGCGAAAGACATTCGCTCGCTCCTGGCGAATTAACCCGCATGCCGCCGCTGCTACCCACCATCAACGCAACCCTCAACGGGCTGGCCGGTGTTTTTCTCATTCTAGGTTGGCGAGCTATACGTTCACGCCGCGTTGAACAACATAAGCAATTCATGTTCATGGCCCTGCTATCGTCAGCGGCTTTCCTTACCTGCTACCTCTATTATCACTTCACGGCAGTTGGCATCACGCGATACCAGGGTCAGGGCATTTTGCGCGCCCTCTATTTCTTCATCCTTCTCAGCCACACTCCACTGGCCGCCCTGATGACTCCCTTTATTCTTGCGGCCGTTTGGTTCGCGTTGAAAGGCAATTTCACCGCACATACCCGCATCACGAAGTGGCTTTGGCCTATCTGGATGTATGTTTCCGTCACGGGCGTCCTTATCTATCTGATGCTCTATCTGCTTCCTCAATAAGTCAACTGCTTCGAGGAGGAACCATGCGCCGATTCGTCGTCGTTGCTTCTATCTACGCTGTGCTCTCGGCAAATTCCTTGGCGCAATCCGTGTCGGATTACCCCTCCCCGCAAGCTGCCATCGATGCCAATCCCGGCAAGATGATTTTCGTGCCCAACGGCGACTACCTCATTGACAAGAAACTCCGCATTGCCGCCGACAACACAGGTCTCTACGGATTTGGCCGCATCGTCCAAGCCAACCCCGCCGAACCCGTCCTCGAGATTGAGCATGCTTCCGGTGTGCGCATTGAGAACATTACCCTCACGCGAGCAGACGGAACCCAGGACGCGACGTCAAACGGCATCTTCTGCTGGGACAGCCGCAATGTGGAAATAGACAGAGTCCGGATCGTCAACTGCCGGGCGCGCGAGGCGGCGGTCGAGATCCGCGCCAGCAAAGACGTCACTGTACGCAATTGCCAGATTCTCAACTACAAACGAATCGCCATCGACGACCGAACCGCCGAAGGCGAAACGCACTACGGATACGCGTTCTGGGCCATCGACGGCACGGGAATCCTGGTCAATGAAAGCACCGGGACTAGCCTCCTCGATAACCGCATCTTGGAAGAGAATCTGATGCCCACACCAGAGACTAAGGAGAAGTTCAAGCTGGGCACCTTTACGGAAGGCAAATATCCCTCAAAGGAAGGTGATCTGGCTCACGATGCTTTCAAGAAAGGCTACGTCGACAACTGGCATCAAGGGTCGGCAATCGTTGTCACTTCGCCGGAGGTGACCCGTGACACCATCGTGCGCGGAAACCAGATCCGGAACGCGGCCCAAGGCATCGATCTCCATTGCGACAACGCCCTCATCACGGAAAACGTGATTGACTACTGCATGATAGGTGTCAAGGCCACGCACGGATGCCGCAACCTTACCGTAAGCAAAAACCTCATAAGCCACGTGGACCTGTGGGGAATCCTCCTTAATCCGGGTGCGGTATCTCATGCCGCGGAACAGGCCACAGAAGGCGCAAAAGAACGCGCCCAAAACGTTGATGCCGGTACTATCCTCGCCAACAACACCATCACGGAATACGGTTATGGTAACGAGTATTGGAACTGGGGCGGCAGATCCAAAGACCAGGGCGGAAGCTATGCCATCGCCCTGTATGAAGGACAACTGCCCTCCAATCCGCCGTTGACCGACGTCTTGATTCAAGGCAACATGGTCTACAGTTCAGGGCGCGATGGAATTCTCGTGGAAGGCAAGGTCGTTCAAGAACCGCCCCGCTACCGGTATGCCGTCTATGTCGGCCCGTGGGGAGAAGGCCGAGAGAAAGGACCAACCTATCCTCAAGGTATGCACTTCGCGGACAATCTCTTCCATGCCGGCACGGCAGGCGTTTCGAATATCGAATTGACCCCTTAACGAGGAGACGGCGCCTCATGACACTCAAGCGAATAGGTGTAGTTGGGGCCGGATTCATGGGCACGGGCATTGCCCAAGTCTGCGCGCAAGCGAGACTCGACATAGTGCTTGTCGACGTTCGCGAATCGCAGTTGGACCGCGCCCTGAAGACCATTGCATGGTCCTTGAACAAACTTGCAGAAAAAGGCCTTCTCGACGAGTCTCCTAAGTCCATTCTGAACCGAATCGTCCCATCCCCAACGTATGATGCGTGCGCAGACGCCGATCTCGTTGTCGAAGCGGTCTTTGAGGAACTCCACGCAAAACACGAAGTACTGACGCAACTCGCCACCATCTGCCCCGCGTCCACGATTCTGGGATCGAACACATCGACAATACCCATCACCCGCCTTGCCGAGAACATGAAGGCTCCCGAACGCGTCATCGGAATCCATTTCTTTGGACCCGTGCCTCTCATGAAGCTGGTGGAGATTGTGCCCCACGCGGCGACCCGCGCAGCCGTAACGCAAAGGGTCCTGGAGTTCATCCGCGCGCTGGGCAAGAATCCGGTCCTTGTGAAGCAGGACATCCCTGGCTTCCTAATGAACCGTATCTTTGGCGTTATGGCGATCGAGGCAATCCGTCTTGTGGAGACAGGAGCGGGTTCGGTCGCAGACATCGATCAAGGAATGTGCGACGGCTTCAATATGCGTGTAGGACCATTGGCCATCGCCGATGCCGCCGGGCTCGACATCATGCTCAATGCCTGCCGCGTCATGCACGAACTCGATCCCTCGCGCATCCCTGAGCCGCCCGCGCTTCTGGTCGACCTCGTGAAAGCCGGAAACCTCGGGGCCAAGTCAGGGCAAGGCTTCTACCGCTGGGACGGGGTCAAGCGTCTGGGGTCCGCAATCTAGCCCTGCGAGCTGCACAAGCACCGCTTGCGATGGGCATGATATGATCACCCAATGACGACAGAACGCATCACCAGTCCGATTTCCGACTCGCCCGCGGCCAATGATCCGCGGACCGCGACACTCGCCGTTACGGAGATCTACAAATCCGTGCAAGGCGA
Protein-coding sequences here:
- a CDS encoding right-handed parallel beta-helix repeat-containing protein — translated: MRRFVVVASIYAVLSANSLAQSVSDYPSPQAAIDANPGKMIFVPNGDYLIDKKLRIAADNTGLYGFGRIVQANPAEPVLEIEHASGVRIENITLTRADGTQDATSNGIFCWDSRNVEIDRVRIVNCRAREAAVEIRASKDVTVRNCQILNYKRIAIDDRTAEGETHYGYAFWAIDGTGILVNESTGTSLLDNRILEENLMPTPETKEKFKLGTFTEGKYPSKEGDLAHDAFKKGYVDNWHQGSAIVVTSPEVTRDTIVRGNQIRNAAQGIDLHCDNALITENVIDYCMIGVKATHGCRNLTVSKNLISHVDLWGILLNPGAVSHAAEQATEGAKERAQNVDAGTILANNTITEYGYGNEYWNWGGRSKDQGGSYAIALYEGQLPSNPPLTDVLIQGNMVYSSGRDGILVEGKVVQEPPRYRYAVYVGPWGEGREKGPTYPQGMHFADNLFHAGTAGVSNIELTP
- a CDS encoding 3-hydroxyacyl-CoA dehydrogenase family protein, whose protein sequence is MTLKRIGVVGAGFMGTGIAQVCAQARLDIVLVDVRESQLDRALKTIAWSLNKLAEKGLLDESPKSILNRIVPSPTYDACADADLVVEAVFEELHAKHEVLTQLATICPASTILGSNTSTIPITRLAENMKAPERVIGIHFFGPVPLMKLVEIVPHAATRAAVTQRVLEFIRALGKNPVLVKQDIPGFLMNRIFGVMAIEAIRLVETGAGSVADIDQGMCDGFNMRVGPLAIADAAGLDIMLNACRVMHELDPSRIPEPPALLVDLVKAGNLGAKSGQGFYRWDGVKRLGSAI
- a CDS encoding DUF420 domain-containing protein gives rise to the protein MPPLLPTINATLNGLAGVFLILGWRAIRSRRVEQHKQFMFMALLSSAAFLTCYLYYHFTAVGITRYQGQGILRALYFFILLSHTPLAALMTPFILAAVWFALKGNFTAHTRITKWLWPIWMYVSVTGVLIYLMLYLLPQ
- the dnaN gene encoding DNA polymerase III subunit beta, which encodes MKISISRQALLDAVNKVKTVVSPKSALPILSHILMETRDGAVRLTATDLKVSIECSVDCTVEEAGALTVSSQRLASILAELPEGDLTLTLGSNSVIALDSGRIHTKLFSMAADEFPPIRSFDNIEPLVLPQRLLKRLFQKTSFAICSDQARYNLTGLLCEIHDGKLTVVATDGRRMSLCSESEGIPESVSVKVIIPGKMISELERLLGDEGEVNVYIDETQAAFSFASIRLVTALIEGSFPNYDMVVPKKHDKEAVLNTASFLEAVRRTRTMTNEKFNSVRFSIEGETLTLQVVTPEVGEYEEDMPVDFRGSAVEIAFNPDFILEVLRRIDTEKICLVLKDGTSPGLIKPYDGERSEGYLNVIMPIRI
- a CDS encoding SCO family protein; the encoded protein is MLLVALTLTAMLAEKSSGSSSDYLEPIAKVPSFTLRDQADSPYSLNELQGKIWVADFFLTSCQGACPVMSSNMAKLQSAFKDDDRIRFVSFSVDPEVDTPSVLAEYSKNHTPNPAQWKFLTGPIAEIHRMAGVDGLKVGVPETPMAHSQRFVLIDADVTIRGYYDGMDETDVERCAKDIRSLLAN
- the cyoE gene encoding heme o synthase yields the protein MELSKPRIVTLVLVTAALGFYMGGMGFHGVESLLALFYTLLGVAMTAAGSGALNHYMEYDSDARMDRTRNRPIPSGQVPPMHALVYGEYMVLGGVVLLMWKVNLLTAFLALLTAFLYVLVYTPMKKVSWLNTLMGAIPGALPPMGGWTAATGQIDPGAWVLFFILFIWQQPHFYSIAWIFKDDYRKGGFEMLPVRDPQGKRTFRQVLFFSGLLIPVSLLPYVIGLSGFLYFLGALLLGLMMLASCFPFVRTGSTVDARRVLKVSVLYLPLLLALIVLDFSI
- a CDS encoding anion transporter, yielding MPYLELSVFLFVYAGMMLGGIPRLALDRTGVALLGAILLLSFGAVNSREAWDAIDIPTMGLLFGLMVVSAQLRLGGFYSKLTRSIAEVDLTPPYLLGLIMTAAAVLSALLCNDIICLAMTPILIDSCTHRRQNPYPFLLGLACASNIGSAATLIGNPQNMLIGQYLNLSFAVYSLQAFVPVIASLLFTWVFLTLVYKGKWNAPLETAVSDRTSFHGWQSLKGLMILGALVFSFLVLPFPREVLALAAAGLLLMSRKMATRRMLGLVDWHLLVLFAGLFIVNDGIRRAGYVQELLRVFQSIHIDLTQPLPLFISTPILSNLVSNVPAVMLLLHVSDHPSAGLILALTSTLAGNFILVGSIANLIVVEQAQRAGIQISWFTHLKVGVPVTLVSLLITAIWIWSMPFFLS